From Thalassophryne amazonica chromosome 5, fThaAma1.1, whole genome shotgun sequence:
cagtctgcagttcatctccacctgaaagacactaaccacacgtttgaggacaaggaagttaaaatcttagccagagagaagaaatagtttgagagaggtgtcaaggaagcattctttgtaaaatagttgaaacccagccttaaccgcggagcgggtctcagacacgctttgtcccctgtttacaatgtggtactcaggtcaaagcagtttcagtctttagttcatggtaatgagtcattcacgtcatcaggagagagtcgtcaagggagccatcaggggaggcttccatcctgtcattaggagagtgctaactagagcacaatgtcTGTCTTGTCTGGATGGCGCTGCTCTGCTGGCGACACGGAGGAGGGTTTCTGCTACAAAATGCTTGTTTGGTATGGAGGCTGTTGATGtttgttcttttctttctgtctACCGCTTGTCAATGGTGGACCAAATGTGCGGTTTATGCTTTTGACTGTGTGTGGAGGCTGAGAGGGAGTATGGTTCTGTTAGCCGGATAGCCCACTGCTctgtggatggggctgttagcacTGAGGGGCTAGTGTATAGCCGTACGGAGTTGCTGGGTTTACAAGACCACAGAGCTCTTCCATCGTTGGGCCTGCTGGACGAGGTTCCGAGGGAGTTGGTACGACAATACCGACCGGATTGTCGGTGAAGCAGGAGACTTAGGAAGCGGGGGAAGAGAAGCGGCCTGAGACAACGCATCCGTGCAGCCACCAAGCTACCGCTGCCACCCATCCTGCTCTGCAATGCGCGCTCACTTAAAAATAAACTGGATGAGTTGCGCTTACAAACTGGAGCTTGTTATGAGTTCCGTGAGTCCGGATTAATGGCTTTTACAGAAACATGGTTTAGCGATGATATACCGGACAGCTTCATTCGAGTGGATGGATTTACACACATCCGCCTGGACAGGAACAAAAACTCTGGTaaaacacgggggggggggggggggggcttactgTAGAGGTGGAGCCACACTTGGATCAGTATCAGTTTGTGTACAAAAGGAAGCGGAGTACGAGTGATGCCATTTTAACTATAATGAACTGGGTTTTAAAGCATCTTGAGAGTTCCTCTGCATAtgccaaattagtttttattgattttagttctgcttttaactgtatccggtcacatatccttcttcaaaaaaTTATTCAGCTGAATGTGAACCCTTTTTTAATTAAGTGGTATCATTCTTTTTTAACAAACAGGTCACAGCAGGTGAAggtcaattctgtctgctctgatattgcattaagtagcactggagtccctcagggctgtgttagttcaccttttttatttacactgtataccaatgactgcatcagctatcagccaaaccagtatgttgttaaattttcagatgacactgtaatactcagtctgctgaacactagtactaattcaagttgtcccaaatctggagtggacaggtttgtgaactggtgtgatgtccatcaattgcagattaatgttaataaaacagtggagatgttggtggaccctcggtctgttggagaccgtagtgtggtcaccatacatggacgtaacattgaacaggtggattcatataaatatctgggggtttatatcgataataacttaagctggcacatgtcaagtgtttgtgcccgaatccaccagcgtttgcactttcttcgtcgactccgactgtttggtgtatgtaggaatattatactgattttctacagagcaacgattgagtccgtgttacggtatggtattactagctggttttgtaatttaacggttaaatcaaaaactcaaatattaaatctgattaagacagctggcaaaatcatgggtatggtggtccctgtaactccccaagagttgtttgaacaggcagttctcagatgtgctgacaatattttaacagatgagtctcatgtactgcactctgaatatactttacttaactcaggaaggaggtacagggttcctgtttgtaaatataatcgatataaatattcatttattccattatcagtgaagctcataaatcagcagatagttctgggaagatagcttaagggtatgtattgcagaatttgcacaaagatgttaataatgttgtgtatttacattttatcctttgacttactgtgttgtttttaatgtatgggtgctatgtactggatgtgttgttgtgtagcacaCTCTgcccaaggcaaatttctccttagggagacaaataaagacactgactttgacaataggtgctaattagagctattgtttagtcactagcctatagcagtcagcctctcggtaggtggggtctggttaggttaaaaaactccagcttttgttggcttctggtttattcttctctacaagagtcaagacagaagtcagactaccagagcaagaattttagctgaggaagcttctgtgatttgaagcgaaacgtcctcacgtcaagcaacccagtccagtcgaagattcaagcttctctactactctgtcctgattacaacattaacaGCAATCACCAGTGATGTGCGGTCAGGTGAGGCTGGTGAGTTTGTGCCTCACCTGAcatcacagaaagaaaaaaaaaaaagtaaaatgaaacaaattaaaTGGTTGTAAGATAAAACTTTGTCCGTAAAACAGAAAATCGACTTACATAAACTGCCAAAGCTCCAAGACGTGAAAAACACATCAAACATTCATCATAAAACACTCAGCATAAAATAATTTTACAACCAGTGTGTGGTCTGCAACAACGTGTTCATTTGGTCTCCCTCTGATTTAAAAGTGCGATGGAGTGTGGCACAAATGAGTTCTTGTATCTCTTCCTCCTGTAACGATGCACTCTGAAGCGCTTcccagaaggaagaagctcaTATTCACGGTTCAGAACATGGGCTGAGTCTGTAGAGATTTTATCCGCAAGTCGTAAGGCTTATTTCCTGCACAGCTCTGTGAATTTGTTCTCCACCAAGTGGCCCACAGTTTTGGAGCAGATGTTGAAGAGCCTCAGTATCCTGTTCTTCAGCTGCACTGAGAGGCCACAGAACCACACAGAGCTGCCACACAGCAACACACTCTGAATGGTAGCTGTGTAGAACTGGTCCAGAATAACTGGACTGGCTCCAAAGGTTCGGAGTCTCCTTAAAAAGTATATTCTCCGCTGCAGCTTGTTGCACAGATAGTCTATGTGAACATTCCAGGAGAGGGCGCTGTCCACATACACTCCTAGATATTTGAAAGAGTCAGACTGTTTGATGATCTCCtgatgtatgaccacaggagcaGTGGTGAGTTGATGTTGGCCAAAGATGACGTCCTCAGTCTTGGCCGAGTTTATAATGAGTGCGTTCTGGTCACACCACTCAACCAGGCTTTTAACACAGTCATGGTACAAAACTGGTTGTTGTTTTCCTGAGAGTAGTGCCACCAGTGCTGCATCATCTGAAAATTTAATTAGATGATGCTTAAACTCTTTTATGACACATAATGTGTCATAAAAGAGTTTAACCATTtattatatttatccagtgatttgtactataaagttaccgtattttccggactataagtcgcacttttttacatgttttggccgggggtgcgacctatactccggtgcgacttataaatgaaaaatataccggtaggatctcaattaatttactgtaacaaaacaattttacgtgacagagtcgatctacgttttaaaatggccaccggaaaaggaaatgcaatgcatcatgggcactgtagtatgacggccatcctatagttcacgctggtcgcgataaccaatcagagaacagaactttggatgcgtattcctcacctcacccacagcgtgtgaagctgacgaacacggtgcttgctgttattccggcatggcgaacagaacagcttcaacccttggatatcaatgtgagcagaataagttgacgctgagagctgcgtgggagcattgggtgagcgacggcggaggattagcgtgtgcacttggaaggagctggcgtcgatgattgtgaaaagcgtttgaagcagacgaacatggtgtttattccgggacggctaacaagacagcttcaacccttggatatcagtgtgagcagagttgacgctgagagctgcatgggagcactgagcgacggcggaggattagcgtctgcacttggaaggagctggatcgacaacgctgggtggtcatgagctgcgcaggtaggtgctgcacggttcggcaaaatacaaacatatccgtaggtaaaatgcagctcacgagagggcactcgaggcttgtgtgactgttcctgtgacttctgactaccatagaaaaataaaaattttaacgttactgataacttaacaagacaacggagaaggcccgaaaaaatgccaccaaaaagaaaatcatactctgcagattacaagttgcgactggtgaaatatgcatccgaaaacggtagccgtcacaatattatcatctgaacttttcatgttaacatacctgtatgtccatgggacttatagtccagtgcaacttatttatggtttatttttcttcataatggataaagtggctggtgcgacttatactccggtgcgacttatttatggtttgtttttctttataatggataaagtggctggtgcgacttatactccggtgcgacttatagtccggaaaatacggtattttccttttaacttcaccagttttagattattttattcaaaattgctgaattttcacatttgccgtTCAATTATTGAGCAGAGACgtgcggtgaggcagcagccagccgtGCCTCACCTTGGACTGCGCAGTCACTGGACTAACTGCTGGCACGCTGTGCAGTcagactgtctcactgtctctctctgtgtcaccattaaaatggtcaaacactttggctgtatgaacttaaattccatagtttagctgatgtacataatgtacagtgtttttggtcaacagctgtatgtgtgtgtgcaacaTGTTTCGTCTGCTAAGCGAtcaaaaaaacagctgcaaaaaggcaccaggtgagtcacgcagttctcctgcctcatggtagGGGGCGGTAGTGCTCACAGGGAtacttcttgcagcaactcctcagctgcagcaTAAGTGACAGCAAACTACGAGAGcatccattcatttatttttctcctcTCGCCTGaactttactttcagaatggagaattatatatccaaactgaaacaattttataaaactggactttcaatcaaagcaggaggtaataattaaaggacaACCAACACCATAGCTGAAAGGTTTGCTTCAGCCAACAGAAGAGTCGCTCTTTTAAAATGCAGTGGGACACACtgaagtctggctgtgtggacgtcCTTTTCAATGTTCAACCTGCcttattttctcaacttgtgacaatgtgTGGACACAGATATATATACAGTCAGGATGAAGGACGACTTtgttccctggcagtgatctccactgagacagagagactttaaaactgaaggaagataagttAAACTTCCACAATTAAGTCactgatgcttttgttcagaaggagcggtacatggacttcatttatgagtaaaggtaagaccataataacatttttttttaattaaatgtgcttttttgtgtgctacagtttgtatgggTAAGAAtactgatatgagattttaaacataacccattaactgctgccaatcaaacggtGAATAAACTACACTGTGAGCTTCACATGTtcgtaaatctgattgtgatgaagtcagtgcctcaccagccatcaacctcaccgcacGTCACTGGCAATCACATGGTCTACaaggatgtaattaaatgttgaaatgactaaattaaaaactTATATCATGAAGTTTATGTCACTGAGAAATCCTAactaacagacacactgcagctgttgttacatcatctcctgttgtgtttataacatacacatcttcaaccgcttacttcagttaagggttgcggagggctggagcctatcctagcagtcatcgagcgcgaggtggggttcaccctggacaggacgcccgtCTGACGCAGGGTCACATACagtcaaacaaacacattcacacctacggacaatttaaagtttccagtccatctaacctgcatgtctttggatgcgggaggaagccagagcactcggagggaacccacacagacacggggagaacacacaatctccacacagaaagaccacaggtgggaatcgaacccatgaccttgtcactgtgaagcaacagtgggaaccactaatccaccgtgctgccaggaGCAGTGTTTTTAAGAAATATTTATATACGGTGTccttttttttcctggttgaaatacagacatgaatgaatctaccagactatttttttttatttaaaagtaTTTTACTGACAgggtttctaatgtaagaaacatttttttttacttcaaaatgtgcagtaatcagaaattaatcttgaagtaaaacAACACATTTGTAAAGATTTTCTTCAGTAAACTGTTGTgtgtaaattagcagttctgacacACATTTCAACACTCTTCCGTGTTTTGTCCCAATGCctcgtttcttttggctttaaagtatggctgtaacaaagataaaaatCTTGGGCTTTACTTTATAaattttggccctcaaaatgcaggaaatggggTTTCAGATGGTTAGAAATTGCAaaatgtttggggggggggggggggggggaagatgcCCCCAGACCCTCCAACAATGCTTGTGCCTACAATGTTCTCCACATGGCTATGCCGCACAAAGttctcccctatgctgtgaaGAAAATCCCAGTAAGAACCCTGCATACGTGTGTATTggttgaattctttgttgaattgTTAAAATCATGTAATCACAAATTCCTGGAGTGTCTGATTTTTGGTACTGGTAGTAGTAGTTTTATTAGGAAATATGTTCAACAGTTCACATCACCACCAATAAACAGATGGGACGCATGCGTAGAACCCGTTCCACCACCCGCCTCCCCTCCGTGGTGGGTTATAATAAAGTCTGCGATCTTTGAGTTTATGTATCAGTCGGTGCTTACTGGAGTCGGGCATGATGCGCAGGTCTCCCTCCTTATAGTCGTCCAGCAGCTGGTACATGTAGAGGACAGGGTCTTTCTCATAGGTGATGTAGAACCAGGAAGTCATGATGGGAGCCCGGGCCAGCACCATCCCACGCCACTCCTCCTTTGGCCCGTCCTCAGTCTCAAACATGTGCTCCACTGCCTTCCCGATCATCGTGTCTGCCAGCAGCGAGTCGCTAACTCGGGCTGGagctaggaaaaaaaaaaaaaaataataatgagagtctgtaaacaaaaaaacctttactACGGAGGAACTAGGACCCAATCGATCCACTTCAATATGACTGAATCATCCATGTGTTTTTTCCGCTGGGACGACACGATTCAtagattaatttttacaaggtgaAGAATAAAATCGGCCTCCTTCCTCACCCACTCGGTCAGGCAGGACCTCCAGCCCCACCACCCGCTCATCGCTGTACAGCTCCAGGCCGTAGATGCAATCAAAGCCGTCGTACTTGATCAGGTACAGAGACGGGTTGACAGGAACCTGGTCCAGGACCGTCCCCTTCCACTGAGACGCCTTACCTGCACCGCAGCAGACAAACATTTGACATGGCTTCTCTGACAAGTTAAGGATCACCAATTTAATTCAGATCATACACAGAAAATAATTAGTCCTCGTCTCACTCGCAGCGCCGCAGCTGCTGGTCGTGTCTTTGCATAACGCTCTGACCTACTgctaaaattattttattatccAGGTTGGTCGTCATtgtgtcccaaggttcttgaaatggagcaatgtcTCCACCTGGTGGAAATTTTGCAGGACCATTTATGCAGGAATAATAGAATCTCAGCAACAGCTCCAATGAAACAGAGAAAAATGAGTTAAAGAAgcagttttcaaactgtgagcccccctcccccaccccggAGCGGCAGAGttcttggggtgggggggggggcaagggaTGGGCATCATGAACCAGTTTTTTATGAAAAACATTAAGCAatcattcgatccaccgacatttgcctttttgcttaacgagtcccttatcggtccttcagggcagccgctgtttttgagggtgttttatcgggaaaatgatcatttctttacgttgattacagaccctgcctgCGGgtctaatcaaccgcttctgtaacggctccactttgaagcttgaaacaacaAAGCACTGTCCCgatccactgctttgttggttcattgctttgctgcttttcagaagcggcaagtctgcttgTTAACCCCTTCaaaaccatttaaaaatgtcaatcgtgagtcacttttgtgcgattaaagtcactaactgggactcctgtcttgttgcaagcaaGAAAAACgaaaattgtcctccgttccattctcacagctccaaacactgcgccactctctgctgagacagagtctggtcggaattaataacttcaaagcaaatcggcgttttaaatcaaatgacacctctttccaaatgttggaacacagacaacagactaaaacattttttttccttccaaaataagatgtcctgcattctttatgaattacactcaTGTTGACTTGCACCACAGCCGGTTGTAAGCGCTCAGCTCGGAGGTATGGCATTAAATTCATGCCATTATTGTCTAAAAGGAAAtacttgagaaaaactacagattttgtttatttttatttatgtccaaagatcaaggatccagtgaccaatttcatatttatttactttaagactcaaaatgttactgacatagaaaacctgtaaagcctacttttagtgcacagacaattcacaggaggtaatgataagggaatcgataaggaatctgatcgataagcagaactgatagataaaatcttatcagtacccatcccttgtGTTAATTATGCCAAAAATGTctaaaaacacagagatgtttaaatgttaaaaaacaatgtttaaaatatgacaaaagaaaaaaatagaatagaaagttctttaaaaacatgtttaaaatgtttgaaaatgatgtaaaatgtgtgaaagaatagtttaaaatgtttgaaaatggtgtaaagtgtgtgaaaaaatagaaagttctttaaaaacatgtttaaaatgtttgaaaatgatgtaaaatgtgtgaaagaatagtttaaaatgtttgaaaatggtgtaaagtgtgtgaaaaaatagaaagttctttaaaaacatgtttaaaatgtttgaaaatgatgtaaaatgtgtgaaagaatagaaagttcttaaaaaacatgtttaaaatgtttgaaaatggtgtaaaatgtgtgaaagaatagtttaaaatgtttgaaaatggtgtaaagtgtgtgaaaaaatagaaagttcttaaaaaacatgtttaaaatgtttgaaaatggtgtaaaatgtgtgaaagaatagaaggttctttaaaaacatgcttTAAAGCATTGGCTGCCCAGCTAAACCAACAAAAGGGGAAATGGGCAATtctgtggtaacggaattacaatgagAGCAATATCTGGCCATATTCCAGGTTACCATTAAAAATctgctctgattgtaattctgttacgtAGAATAACCTAAATACTGTGTAATTCTCAACAATCTGCACTGATAAGATGTGTTTAAAAGACTTGGAAATCAAGACATTCTATTCTTGATAAAATCCATTTAAAGATTTTAAAGCATTTAATTTCTAACCAATAACcaattaactcattgagtgccactgACGCTTAAATGcgtcttttcagatagtaacACTCAGCACCAAAGACGCGTTATTgcgccaattacattttttattgggggggggaatcAGCTTATCTAGCTTGTGTAAAATaattagagttgtaatcacaagggaacccattctgtgggtggtagcagtgtgagtgtggaccggagcgcggctcgctctccaccgttgtgcggacgtcttatgGTTGTACCTCtcctaatccgaatggtttccacctggctgtctgttaaactgtgatgcagtcgcgctgctccagtcattccatctttttccttggaatgaaaaaacggcgagcgcacgacacacacctcacacaaaggctgcttacaagcaaatgacgcaatcgacaggctcatgcaagcacacgtgattcaaatccatcaggtttttgaaaaaaataaaaaaggtccgatacgcgaGAGCCAGAGGGAAAATACGCACcgccgagagaagagacagatgtttttttttttttttggtgcattatacaataggatcacttttcatagtgtttgagatgtcactgaagcaaaaacaattataatcaaagatATTTTCTCattgaaatgttgcttgtcacaaaaagccaattttctcagttttttgtcagaaatcagcatttttagtgatgcCACCCAagttctgcagacaattactaaagaatggaaagaggtacaaacaaacgttttttttctgatgataaaggaaagtctgatgtttcttttggtatgtttgttgttgacatggacatagaactcaattttctaggGACCttgaaaaaaacacacaaatgctgaaaaatcctggcactgggatgttctgaactttgaaaatggctggcactcaatgagttaaaaaTGGCTTTAGATAGGTTTTTCGTTAATTATTCATTTTTCCCCCCCAAACTTTGAACCTGAGGCTCAGCTTTGAGAAGGACTGAGTAACAGAACTTACTGCCCTCCTTCCAGATGTGCTGGATCCTGCAGCCCACGATGTTCCTTCTGGGCTGAACCAGAGCCTTACTGGGACCGACACTGGTCCTTTGTTTCCTGCCATGAACACAGAATGAAGAACAAAAAGAGATTGTAGGAAGGAAGAACAATATGAAGGAAAAAGATTGATGGACAAGAAGAAACGAAAAGttgaacacaaaagaaaaaaaatgaaatgaggggaaaaaaagagcaAAGAGCTAATCGGTTCATCAAATCCTTTGGAATCTGTAACATttccatttattttctttttataagAATAATTTTAGTAGAAATGCAGAAAAAGTCTGATTCAATTttgctttttttaattaaatattcatcttacttgtgtgaattcTTTTTCTTCATCATGTTTGCAGATACACCCGGATGtcctacaaacaaacaaaaatgttccagttaaataaacaaaaattattCCCAACAGCAGCAAATCCTGATAAAATTACAGAGGCATTTGATTATGGTATTCTCTCACACAAACAATCTACTgtggagttttttgttttgttttttccacagtTTCTTCTTTATTTGGATCGCCATTagctgcagctactcttcctgggccCAACAGATTTACAATATAGTAAatcaaaaaaacattaaaaaaaaatatctaaaaataaaaatcacataaaAACCAAAATCATataaaatcaaattaatcatcTATACATGGTGAAAGGGTTGACTCAGATTAGTCCTTATACCGATAAATACTATTTCAGacagtttttttaaagaaaaatccgGTAAAAATTCCATTCATGCATACCCCTAAATGTGACACTGTTAATGGCACTGGTTCTAGCTACAGGTAACGTAAAATtgcccaccacagcatgtctggttctgTAAGTATGATTTTCCAAACATaaagaaaaattcctaaacaaaatataaggtaacatagtgacaataatctttctaacAAAAATGATCTGTGAATATAAAAGTCTATCTTTGACTaacaaccagtttaattttttatgcatTGTGATAATTTTTGTCTTATAATTGcatctaagtgccacacgagcaGCCCTATTCTGAATAATCTGTAATCTATTCATCACTTCTCCAgtagcatttgaccaaactactgggCAATAGTCCAAATATACTAATAATAGTGCGTTAATAGCATACTTggaaaccttgcatgtcttctcataattgatatacccctgcccatttttacaaaaatattatttctATGTTTTTTCTATGATAATTTTGAATCTACCACTACACCCAGCAGCTTGGTCTCATGCACCTGatttattataatattattaatCTTAATGTCTAATATGGGGTTTTTCATAACACCACAACTAGATCCAATTACCATACACTTAGTCTCTCTGTATTTAACACTAACTTATTAGATGTAACCCACTCAACCACATTATGcaattccatatttaaaacaCTGTCAAGATCATTGCATGAGCGTGCTGATGTATAAATGattgaatcatctgcatacattac
This genomic window contains:
- the LOC117511335 gene encoding spindlin-1-like; this translates as MKTPFKSPAAPRPRADGGHPGVSANMMKKKNSHKKQRTSVGPSKALVQPRRNIVGCRIQHIWKEGSKASQWKGTVLDQVPVNPSLYLIKYDGFDCIYGLELYSDERVVGLEVLPDRVAPARVSDSLLADTMIGKAVEHMFETEDGPKEEWRGMVLARAPIMTSWFYITYEKDPVLYMYQLLDDYKEGDLRIMPDSNDSGPAEREPGEVVDSLVGKQVEYAKEDGGKRSGMVIHQVEAKPSVYFIKFDDDFHIYVYDLVKTS